Proteins encoded by one window of Misgurnus anguillicaudatus chromosome 4, ASM2758022v2, whole genome shotgun sequence:
- the exoc7 gene encoding exocyst complex component 7 isoform X11, whose protein sequence is MIPTEDASARKRKIEEKLKQEQDTLSFIRESLEKSDQLTNGMVSILSSFESRLMQLENSIIPVHKQTENLQRLQENVDKTLSCMDHVISYYHVAKDTDKIIREGPAGRLDEYLACIAKIQKAVEYFQDNNPDSPELNTVKARFEKGKELLEAEFRSLLTRYSKPVPPVLILDAIGGDEDMEVQEDVTLEHLPEAVLQDIICISAWLVEYGRNQDFMNVYFQVRSSQLDRSIKGLKEHFRKNSASSAIHSPAVQAKRKETPTKKAPKRPGFDHDLRGVKHLSDDKHVTAAGKDDVLDIEIDSYIHCISAFVKLAQSEYVLLTEIIPEHHQKKTFDSLIQEALDNLMLEGDNIVSAARRAIMRHDYSAVLTIFPILRHLKQTKPDFDATLQGTAASTKNKLPALITSMETIGAKALEEFADSIKNDPDKEYNMPKDGTVHELTSNAILFLQQLLDFQETAGAMLASQESSSSASSYSSEFSRRLLSTYIYKVLGNLQLNLSNKAKVYEDPALRAIFLHNNYNYILKSLEKSELIQLVAVTHKRVESSYRELIEQEIQNYQRSWFKVTENLTERNIPAFLPGTKLKDKERQIIKDKFKGFNDGLEELCKIQKGWAVPDKDQRDAIRHAQKRAVSDAYKAFLQRCANISFTKNPEKYHRYSPEQVEVMIDRLFDTSA, encoded by the exons GAACAGGACACACTGTCATTTATTCGCGAAAGTCTGGAGAAAAGTGATCAGTTGACTAATG GAATGGTGTCGATTCTGTCTTCATTTGAGAGCCGTTTAATGCAGCTGGAAAACTCCATCATACCGGTTCATAAACAAACAGAGAACCTGCAGAGATTACAGGAGAACGTTGATAAAACTCTCTCTTGTATGGATCATGTCATCAGTTATTACCACGTCGCCAAAGATACAGACAAGATCATCCGTGAGGG CCCGGCGGGTCGTCTGGATGAATATCTGGCCTGCATTGCAAAGATCCAAAAAGCTGTGGAGTACTTCCAGGACAACAATCCCGACAGCCCAGAACTCAACACAGTT AAAGCTCGATTTGAGAAAGGGAAGGAGCTGCTGGAGGCGGAGTTTCGCAGCCTGTTGACACGCTACAGTAAGCCCGTGCCGCCCGTTCTGATCCTGGATGCGATTGGAGGAGATGAGGACATGGAGGTGCAGGAAGACGTTACGTTGGAGCATCTCCCCGAGGCTGTTCTTCAAGACATCATCTGCATCTCAGCCTGGCTGGTGGAGTATGGACGCAACCaag ATTTTATGAACGTGTACTTTCAGGTTCGGTCCAGTCAGCTGGATCGGTCCATAAAGGGTTTAAAGGAACACTTCCGTAAGAACAGCGCCTCCTCTGCCATCCATTCCCCCGCCGTACAGGCCAAACGCAAGGAGACGCCCACCAAAAAAGCCCCAAAAAGACCAG GTTTCGATCATGACCTGCGTGGGGTTAAGCACCTGTCTGATGACAAGCATGTGACGGCTGCAG gGAAAGATGATGTGCTGGACATTGAGATTGATTCATACATCCACTGCATCAGTGCTTTTGTGAAACTGGCTCAAAGCGAGTACGTCTTACTGACTGAGATCATTCCAGAACATCATCAGAAGAAAACCTTTGACTCACTCATACAG GAGGCGTTGGATAATTTGATGTTGGAAGGCGATAACATCGTGTCAGCTGCACGCAGAGCCATCATGAGACACGATTATTCTGCTGTTCTCACTATATTTCCCATCCTGCGACATCTCAAACAAACCAAACCAGACTTTGATGCCACACTGCAG GGAACCGCTGCCAGCACTAAGAACAAACTCCCGGCTCTCATCACTTCTATGGAGACCATCGGAGCCAAAGCGCTCGAGGAGTTTGCTGACAGCATTAAG AATGATCCAGATAAAGAATACAACATGCCGAAAGATGGCACCGTACATGAGCTCACAAGCAAT GCAATCCTCTTCCTACAACAGCTGctggatttccaggagacggcCGGAGCGATGCTGGCATCACAgg AGAGCAGCTCATCTGCCAGCAGCTACAGTTCAGAGTTCAGCCGAAGACTTTTGAGCACATATATCT ATAAAGTCCTCGGTAACCTTCAGCTAAATTTGTCAAATAAAGCGAAAGTCTATGAAGATCCAGCGCTGCGAGCCATTTTCCTTCATAACAACTACAATTACATCCTGAAGTCCCTGGAGAA GTCTGAGTTGATTCAGTTAGTTGCTGTAACTCATAAGCGGGTGGAGAGTTCATATCGTGAACTTATTGAACAGGAGATACAGAATTACCAGCGCAG CTGGTTTAAGGTCACAGAGAATCTGACAGAGCGAAATATACCAGCATTCCTACCTGGAAccaag CTCAAAGACAAGGAACGCCAGATCATCAAGGACAAATTTAAG GGCTTTAATGACGGTTTGGAGGAACTGTGTAAGATTCAAAAGGGCTGGGCGGTTCCTGATAAAGATCAACGTGATGCTATCAGACACGCTCAGAAGAGAGCCGTATCAGACGCTTATAAAGCCTTTCTACAGCG atGTGCAAACATATCGTTCACTAAAAATCCAGAGAAATATCACCGATACAGCCCGGAGCAGGTGGAGGTCATGATTGACAGGCTCTTTGACACCTCAGCGTAG
- the exoc7 gene encoding exocyst complex component 7 isoform X13, which yields MIPTEDASARKRKIEEKLKQEQDTLSFIRESLEKSDQLTNGMVSILSSFESRLMQLENSIIPVHKQTENLQRLQENVDKTLSCMDHVISYYHVAKDTDKIIREGPAGRLDEYLACIAKIQKAVEYFQDNNPDSPELNTVKARFEKGKELLEAEFRSLLTRYSKPVPPVLILDAIGGDEDMEVQEDVTLEHLPEAVLQDIICISAWLVEYGRNQDFMNVYFQVRSSQLDRSIKGLKEHFRKNSASSAIHSPAVQAKRKETPTKKAPKRPGKDDVLDIEIDSYIHCISAFVKLAQSEYVLLTEIIPEHHQKKTFDSLIQEALDNLMLEGDNIVSAARRAIMRHDYSAVLTIFPILRHLKQTKPDFDATLQGTAASTKNKLPALITSMETIGAKALEEFADSIKNDPDKEYNMPKDGTVHELTSNAILFLQQLLDFQETAGAMLASQESSSSASSYSSEFSRRLLSTYIYKVLGNLQLNLSNKAKVYEDPALRAIFLHNNYNYILKSLEKSELIQLVAVTHKRVESSYRELIEQEIQNYQRSWFKVTENLTERNIPAFLPGTKLKDKERQIIKDKFKGFNDGLEELCKIQKGWAVPDKDQRDAIRHAQKRAVSDAYKAFLQRCANISFTKNPEKYHRYSPEQVEVMIDRLFDTSA from the exons GAACAGGACACACTGTCATTTATTCGCGAAAGTCTGGAGAAAAGTGATCAGTTGACTAATG GAATGGTGTCGATTCTGTCTTCATTTGAGAGCCGTTTAATGCAGCTGGAAAACTCCATCATACCGGTTCATAAACAAACAGAGAACCTGCAGAGATTACAGGAGAACGTTGATAAAACTCTCTCTTGTATGGATCATGTCATCAGTTATTACCACGTCGCCAAAGATACAGACAAGATCATCCGTGAGGG CCCGGCGGGTCGTCTGGATGAATATCTGGCCTGCATTGCAAAGATCCAAAAAGCTGTGGAGTACTTCCAGGACAACAATCCCGACAGCCCAGAACTCAACACAGTT AAAGCTCGATTTGAGAAAGGGAAGGAGCTGCTGGAGGCGGAGTTTCGCAGCCTGTTGACACGCTACAGTAAGCCCGTGCCGCCCGTTCTGATCCTGGATGCGATTGGAGGAGATGAGGACATGGAGGTGCAGGAAGACGTTACGTTGGAGCATCTCCCCGAGGCTGTTCTTCAAGACATCATCTGCATCTCAGCCTGGCTGGTGGAGTATGGACGCAACCaag ATTTTATGAACGTGTACTTTCAGGTTCGGTCCAGTCAGCTGGATCGGTCCATAAAGGGTTTAAAGGAACACTTCCGTAAGAACAGCGCCTCCTCTGCCATCCATTCCCCCGCCGTACAGGCCAAACGCAAGGAGACGCCCACCAAAAAAGCCCCAAAAAGACCAG gGAAAGATGATGTGCTGGACATTGAGATTGATTCATACATCCACTGCATCAGTGCTTTTGTGAAACTGGCTCAAAGCGAGTACGTCTTACTGACTGAGATCATTCCAGAACATCATCAGAAGAAAACCTTTGACTCACTCATACAG GAGGCGTTGGATAATTTGATGTTGGAAGGCGATAACATCGTGTCAGCTGCACGCAGAGCCATCATGAGACACGATTATTCTGCTGTTCTCACTATATTTCCCATCCTGCGACATCTCAAACAAACCAAACCAGACTTTGATGCCACACTGCAG GGAACCGCTGCCAGCACTAAGAACAAACTCCCGGCTCTCATCACTTCTATGGAGACCATCGGAGCCAAAGCGCTCGAGGAGTTTGCTGACAGCATTAAG AATGATCCAGATAAAGAATACAACATGCCGAAAGATGGCACCGTACATGAGCTCACAAGCAAT GCAATCCTCTTCCTACAACAGCTGctggatttccaggagacggcCGGAGCGATGCTGGCATCACAgg AGAGCAGCTCATCTGCCAGCAGCTACAGTTCAGAGTTCAGCCGAAGACTTTTGAGCACATATATCT ATAAAGTCCTCGGTAACCTTCAGCTAAATTTGTCAAATAAAGCGAAAGTCTATGAAGATCCAGCGCTGCGAGCCATTTTCCTTCATAACAACTACAATTACATCCTGAAGTCCCTGGAGAA GTCTGAGTTGATTCAGTTAGTTGCTGTAACTCATAAGCGGGTGGAGAGTTCATATCGTGAACTTATTGAACAGGAGATACAGAATTACCAGCGCAG CTGGTTTAAGGTCACAGAGAATCTGACAGAGCGAAATATACCAGCATTCCTACCTGGAAccaag CTCAAAGACAAGGAACGCCAGATCATCAAGGACAAATTTAAG GGCTTTAATGACGGTTTGGAGGAACTGTGTAAGATTCAAAAGGGCTGGGCGGTTCCTGATAAAGATCAACGTGATGCTATCAGACACGCTCAGAAGAGAGCCGTATCAGACGCTTATAAAGCCTTTCTACAGCG atGTGCAAACATATCGTTCACTAAAAATCCAGAGAAATATCACCGATACAGCCCGGAGCAGGTGGAGGTCATGATTGACAGGCTCTTTGACACCTCAGCGTAG
- the exoc7 gene encoding exocyst complex component 7 isoform X4 codes for MIPTEDASARKRKIEEKLKQEQDTLSFIRESLEKSDQLTNGMVSILSSFESRLMQLENSIIPVHKQTENLQRLQENVDKTLSCMDHVISYYHVAKDTDKIIREGPAGRLDEYLACIAKIQKAVEYFQDNNPDSPELNTVKARFEKGKELLEAEFRSLLTRYSKPVPPVLILDAIGGDEDMEVQEDVTLEHLPEAVLQDIICISAWLVEYGRNQDFMNVYFQVRSSQLDRSIKGLKEHFRKNSASSAIHSPAVQAKRKETPTKKAPKRPGTIRKAQNLLKQYSQHGLDGKKGSNLTPLEGFDHDLRGVKHLSDDKHVTAAGKDDVLDIEIDSYIHCISAFVKLAQSEYVLLTEIIPEHHQKKTFDSLIQEALDNLMLEGDNIVSAARRAIMRHDYSAVLTIFPILRHLKQTKPDFDATLQGTAASTKNKLPALITSMETIGAKALEEFADSIKNDPDKEYNMPKDGTVHELTSNAILFLQQLLDFQETAGAMLASQESSSSASSYSSEFSRRLLSTYIYKVLGNLQLNLSNKAKVYEDPALRAIFLHNNYNYILKSLEKSELIQLVAVTHKRVESSYRELIEQEIQNYQRSWFKVTENLTERNIPAFLPGTKLKDKERQIIKDKFKGFNDGLEELCKIQKGWAVPDKDQRDAIRHAQKRAVSDAYKAFLQRCANISFTKNPEKYHRYSPEQVEVMIDRLFDTSA; via the exons GAACAGGACACACTGTCATTTATTCGCGAAAGTCTGGAGAAAAGTGATCAGTTGACTAATG GAATGGTGTCGATTCTGTCTTCATTTGAGAGCCGTTTAATGCAGCTGGAAAACTCCATCATACCGGTTCATAAACAAACAGAGAACCTGCAGAGATTACAGGAGAACGTTGATAAAACTCTCTCTTGTATGGATCATGTCATCAGTTATTACCACGTCGCCAAAGATACAGACAAGATCATCCGTGAGGG CCCGGCGGGTCGTCTGGATGAATATCTGGCCTGCATTGCAAAGATCCAAAAAGCTGTGGAGTACTTCCAGGACAACAATCCCGACAGCCCAGAACTCAACACAGTT AAAGCTCGATTTGAGAAAGGGAAGGAGCTGCTGGAGGCGGAGTTTCGCAGCCTGTTGACACGCTACAGTAAGCCCGTGCCGCCCGTTCTGATCCTGGATGCGATTGGAGGAGATGAGGACATGGAGGTGCAGGAAGACGTTACGTTGGAGCATCTCCCCGAGGCTGTTCTTCAAGACATCATCTGCATCTCAGCCTGGCTGGTGGAGTATGGACGCAACCaag ATTTTATGAACGTGTACTTTCAGGTTCGGTCCAGTCAGCTGGATCGGTCCATAAAGGGTTTAAAGGAACACTTCCGTAAGAACAGCGCCTCCTCTGCCATCCATTCCCCCGCCGTACAGGCCAAACGCAAGGAGACGCCCACCAAAAAAGCCCCAAAAAGACCAG GCACGATCCGTAAGGCTCAGAATCTGCTCAAACAATACTCTCAGCATGGCCTGGATGGAAAAAAGGGTTCTAACCTCACTCCCCTGGAAG GTTTCGATCATGACCTGCGTGGGGTTAAGCACCTGTCTGATGACAAGCATGTGACGGCTGCAG gGAAAGATGATGTGCTGGACATTGAGATTGATTCATACATCCACTGCATCAGTGCTTTTGTGAAACTGGCTCAAAGCGAGTACGTCTTACTGACTGAGATCATTCCAGAACATCATCAGAAGAAAACCTTTGACTCACTCATACAG GAGGCGTTGGATAATTTGATGTTGGAAGGCGATAACATCGTGTCAGCTGCACGCAGAGCCATCATGAGACACGATTATTCTGCTGTTCTCACTATATTTCCCATCCTGCGACATCTCAAACAAACCAAACCAGACTTTGATGCCACACTGCAG GGAACCGCTGCCAGCACTAAGAACAAACTCCCGGCTCTCATCACTTCTATGGAGACCATCGGAGCCAAAGCGCTCGAGGAGTTTGCTGACAGCATTAAG AATGATCCAGATAAAGAATACAACATGCCGAAAGATGGCACCGTACATGAGCTCACAAGCAAT GCAATCCTCTTCCTACAACAGCTGctggatttccaggagacggcCGGAGCGATGCTGGCATCACAgg AGAGCAGCTCATCTGCCAGCAGCTACAGTTCAGAGTTCAGCCGAAGACTTTTGAGCACATATATCT ATAAAGTCCTCGGTAACCTTCAGCTAAATTTGTCAAATAAAGCGAAAGTCTATGAAGATCCAGCGCTGCGAGCCATTTTCCTTCATAACAACTACAATTACATCCTGAAGTCCCTGGAGAA GTCTGAGTTGATTCAGTTAGTTGCTGTAACTCATAAGCGGGTGGAGAGTTCATATCGTGAACTTATTGAACAGGAGATACAGAATTACCAGCGCAG CTGGTTTAAGGTCACAGAGAATCTGACAGAGCGAAATATACCAGCATTCCTACCTGGAAccaag CTCAAAGACAAGGAACGCCAGATCATCAAGGACAAATTTAAG GGCTTTAATGACGGTTTGGAGGAACTGTGTAAGATTCAAAAGGGCTGGGCGGTTCCTGATAAAGATCAACGTGATGCTATCAGACACGCTCAGAAGAGAGCCGTATCAGACGCTTATAAAGCCTTTCTACAGCG atGTGCAAACATATCGTTCACTAAAAATCCAGAGAAATATCACCGATACAGCCCGGAGCAGGTGGAGGTCATGATTGACAGGCTCTTTGACACCTCAGCGTAG